In Actinomyces radicidentis, one genomic interval encodes:
- a CDS encoding ATP-grasp domain-containing protein has translation MNENLVVFATNRVSGLKKQAAEDLRYHMVIFTEDKYRDDYEDAGFSPVFSVPALEDFTAVRAEFARLLETIDFVGVIGGSERAVQPAGFVRSYFGLEGPGFEECARLTDKYLMKRSWLAADLPVADFMAVRGVDNFGEIVSSRSLPMIIKPSRGTGAVQITAVTTEEEREAVLANPPAYVTNDDYYALVEKKLEVIAEYHVDAVVSRGGICYDMVGRYFAPPMNWREPGLRGSHTVNPEDPAFEPVRTLGARAVAALGVTDGVTHCEVFETPDGFVLGEIAGRPGGGSVSSLMKHQLGVNAWDAFVATTLRREIPSAKPGVTSLVTACVMLPEAEQPVVEWTSAEEIAALDGVEEAIVTCQAGRTSGYRHSSVGSGYVVYRSESDDVIADGTRITESFKLVYA, from the coding sequence ATGAATGAGAACCTAGTCGTTTTCGCCACTAACCGTGTCTCTGGCTTGAAAAAGCAGGCGGCAGAGGATCTCCGTTATCATATGGTGATCTTTACCGAGGACAAGTACCGTGACGACTATGAGGACGCAGGCTTCTCGCCGGTCTTTTCGGTGCCGGCCCTCGAGGACTTCACCGCGGTGCGCGCAGAGTTCGCTCGACTGCTGGAGACCATCGACTTCGTCGGTGTCATCGGCGGCTCCGAGCGAGCCGTGCAGCCGGCTGGTTTCGTCCGTTCGTACTTCGGGCTAGAAGGCCCGGGCTTCGAGGAGTGTGCTCGCCTGACGGACAAGTACCTGATGAAGCGCTCTTGGCTCGCCGCCGACCTGCCAGTCGCCGACTTCATGGCCGTCCGCGGCGTCGACAACTTCGGGGAGATCGTCTCAAGCCGCTCGCTGCCTATGATCATCAAGCCCTCCCGCGGCACTGGCGCCGTCCAGATCACCGCGGTGACTACGGAGGAGGAGCGGGAGGCTGTGCTGGCCAACCCTCCGGCCTATGTTACCAACGACGACTACTACGCCCTCGTCGAGAAGAAGTTGGAAGTCATCGCAGAGTACCACGTCGACGCTGTCGTCTCCCGTGGCGGGATCTGCTATGACATGGTTGGTCGCTACTTCGCGCCTCCGATGAACTGGCGAGAGCCCGGTCTGCGGGGTTCGCATACCGTCAACCCCGAGGACCCGGCTTTCGAGCCCGTCCGGACTCTGGGCGCCCGTGCCGTCGCTGCCCTTGGAGTGACCGACGGCGTCACCCATTGTGAGGTCTTCGAGACCCCCGACGGCTTCGTCCTGGGCGAGATCGCCGGCCGTCCCGGCGGCGGCAGCGTCTCCTCTCTGATGAAGCACCAGTTGGGCGTGAACGCCTGGGACGCGTTCGTGGCTACGACTCTGCGTCGTGAGATCCCTTCTGCCAAGCCGGGTGTCACGTCCCTGGTCACCGCATGCGTGATGCTGCCCGAGGCCGAGCAGCCCGTGGTCGAGTGGACCTCGGCTGAGGAAATCGCCGCCCTCGACGGCGTGGAGGAGGCTATTGTCACCTGCCAGGCAGGCCGCACCTCCGGCTACCGTCACTCCTCGGTGGGCTCGGGTTACGTCGTCTACCGGTCCGAGTCCGACGACGTCATCGCCGACGGCACGCGCATCACGGAGTCCTTCAAGCTGGTCTACGCATGA
- a CDS encoding ATP-grasp domain-containing protein, with protein sequence MTNVLILQQPGSSSPIDQWLREVDPQVRLAIITGPGSIRKGSYAEGVKVVETDDYFSPETMVVARAAAIEIAADHVVSNAEQDVLRVAELRDALGLPGMSAQLALAFRDKLVMKQLFADAGLVAAPAAPVRCVHDIVALSHEHGRGVVKPLDGMGAKDLVVIPAEAAQADVFEAVAPLLEELHAGRLMWEKFVPGDGLHCDVTLLEKDIKIFSVSRTLAPPHAYATHNYTSYTLDWTDPTYAQARKCVEQLVGAMPPKHGVTMLHFELFENPDGSGLTAGEVGARMGGGGIRAAVREVTGRDIAREGYLFAAGYGGSLEATPPPETSAGWMLFTSTAPELGDPRPEWVVSTWTRPRTTSTPQHSVDAVGGMIVRADSSAALRATLESLHWHL encoded by the coding sequence ATGACCAACGTCCTGATCCTGCAGCAGCCGGGTTCGTCGTCGCCGATCGACCAGTGGCTGCGGGAGGTCGATCCGCAGGTGCGGTTGGCTATCATCACCGGGCCTGGTTCGATCCGCAAGGGCTCTTACGCAGAAGGGGTGAAGGTAGTCGAGACCGACGACTACTTCTCTCCCGAGACCATGGTCGTGGCGCGAGCCGCAGCTATCGAGATCGCGGCCGACCACGTGGTCAGCAACGCCGAGCAGGACGTCTTGCGGGTCGCGGAACTCCGCGATGCGCTGGGCCTGCCCGGGATGTCCGCCCAGCTGGCTTTAGCCTTCCGTGACAAGCTCGTGATGAAGCAGTTGTTCGCCGACGCGGGCCTCGTCGCCGCTCCCGCAGCTCCGGTCCGCTGCGTGCACGACATCGTCGCACTCTCGCACGAGCACGGTCGCGGCGTAGTCAAGCCGCTGGATGGCATGGGAGCCAAGGACCTCGTCGTGATCCCTGCCGAAGCCGCACAGGCCGACGTCTTTGAGGCAGTCGCGCCCCTCCTAGAGGAACTGCACGCAGGTCGACTCATGTGGGAGAAGTTTGTCCCTGGCGATGGTCTCCACTGCGACGTGACGCTGCTGGAGAAGGACATCAAGATCTTCTCGGTTTCCCGCACGCTCGCCCCGCCGCACGCTTACGCGACGCACAACTATACTTCCTACACCTTGGACTGGACCGATCCTACCTATGCTCAGGCGCGCAAGTGCGTTGAGCAGTTGGTCGGCGCGATGCCCCCGAAACACGGCGTGACGATGTTGCACTTCGAGCTGTTCGAGAACCCCGACGGCAGCGGCCTCACCGCTGGCGAAGTGGGCGCGCGAATGGGCGGAGGTGGCATCCGCGCCGCAGTGCGGGAGGTGACCGGTCGCGACATCGCTCGCGAGGGCTACCTCTTCGCCGCTGGCTACGGTGGGTCGCTAGAGGCCACGCCGCCCCCGGAGACCTCCGCCGGTTGGATGCTGTTCACCAGCACGGCGCCCGAATTGGGCGACCCCCGCCCGGAGTGGGTCGTCTCGACGTGGACGCGTCCGCGCACCACTTCCACGCCGCAGCACTCCGTTGACGCCGTCGGAGGAATGATCGTGCGCGCTGACTCCTCCGCAGCACTCCGGGCGACCCTCGAGTCGCTCCATTGGCACTTGTGA
- a CDS encoding isocitrate lyase/phosphoenolpyruvate mutase family protein → MINFRDTLAKYKHLTLMGINNALSARLAEQAGFQALWSSSLEVSASHGVPDASFLGMNQFVEAAHQAQTAVDIPILADCDSGYGDSMNVAYMVRSYEDAGITAVCMEDNLFPKVNSLLDQRRTILGADEFVQKIVAAKSAQREDSFFVMARTESFIAGESVDELLARAEAYREAGADALLFHAKAPHTEKLREALTCWGRKLPVAVVPTAYPRYSAPHLQEAGADIVIFANQGMRAAVRAMQDVFATLSKHGSLLDVEEQIAPVSDIFECQDLTEWRRLADGTPA, encoded by the coding sequence ATGATTAACTTCCGCGACACACTAGCCAAGTACAAGCACCTGACCCTGATGGGGATCAATAACGCTCTGAGCGCTCGCCTTGCCGAGCAAGCGGGCTTCCAGGCACTCTGGTCCTCCAGCCTGGAGGTCTCCGCCTCCCACGGTGTGCCCGACGCGAGTTTCCTGGGTATGAACCAGTTCGTCGAAGCAGCACATCAGGCTCAGACCGCCGTCGACATCCCGATACTGGCCGATTGTGACTCCGGCTATGGCGACTCGATGAACGTCGCTTATATGGTCCGCAGTTATGAGGATGCCGGCATCACCGCCGTCTGTATGGAGGACAACCTGTTCCCCAAGGTGAACAGCCTCCTGGACCAGCGCCGCACCATCCTGGGTGCCGACGAGTTCGTCCAGAAGATCGTCGCCGCCAAGTCCGCCCAGCGCGAGGACTCTTTCTTCGTGATGGCACGCACCGAGAGCTTTATCGCGGGCGAGTCTGTCGATGAACTATTGGCCCGTGCCGAGGCCTACCGTGAGGCGGGCGCCGACGCCCTCCTGTTCCACGCCAAGGCCCCCCACACCGAGAAGCTACGCGAGGCTCTCACCTGTTGGGGCCGCAAGCTCCCTGTGGCGGTCGTGCCAACGGCCTACCCGCGCTACTCGGCTCCCCACCTCCAGGAGGCAGGCGCTGACATTGTCATCTTCGCCAACCAGGGCATGCGTGCGGCCGTCCGCGCCATGCAGGACGTCTTCGCCACTCTCTCCAAGCACGGTTCGCTGCTGGACGTCGAGGAGCAGATCGCGCCGGTGAGCGACATCTTCGAGTGCCAGGACCTGACTGAGTGGCGCCGCTTGGCCGACGGAACCCCCGCATGA
- a CDS encoding thiamine pyrophosphate-dependent enzyme, which produces MEKLAGEQFVATLVELGMTRFTGVPCSTFKGLFHAPELKYLPAPHEGLAYAWAVGGHLAGRPTGVISQNSGVGNLINALTSLALPCDVPVFSLVSLRGYPTPESDEAQHVVMGGATEGILRETGAMVQVMDAACYADQMDELLHGTQPKPRFLLVPKGMLVWEAASPVRDDERARRPMSAMDVARVVAEVRPPEVATFATTGFSSRYLASFGDLPTNFYMQGSMGHVPALAAGFAAASGQPVVILDGDGALAMHPGAMSLVGRAGLHVVHVVVDNGTYASTGSQALPMVPQWHQLAQAYQYDHCADVSNAVDLAEALRAAVEGAGATLIVARTNDDVCNDVPRASTLIRMNDMFTRLQTEVARR; this is translated from the coding sequence ATGGAGAAGCTTGCTGGCGAACAGTTCGTCGCTACGCTCGTCGAACTGGGCATGACTCGTTTCACCGGGGTTCCATGCTCCACTTTCAAGGGGTTGTTCCACGCCCCGGAGCTGAAGTACCTCCCGGCGCCCCACGAGGGCCTGGCCTACGCCTGGGCTGTCGGCGGACACTTGGCGGGTCGCCCGACCGGGGTCATCAGCCAGAACAGCGGCGTGGGGAATTTGATAAACGCTCTCACCTCGCTGGCCCTGCCGTGCGACGTGCCCGTCTTCTCGCTGGTGAGCCTGCGCGGCTACCCGACGCCGGAGTCCGACGAGGCGCAGCACGTGGTTATGGGTGGCGCGACTGAGGGAATCCTTCGCGAGACCGGTGCCATGGTGCAGGTGATGGACGCTGCTTGCTACGCCGATCAGATGGACGAACTGCTCCACGGCACCCAGCCGAAACCGCGCTTCCTTCTGGTGCCCAAGGGCATGCTGGTCTGGGAGGCAGCGTCGCCGGTCCGCGACGATGAGCGTGCGAGACGACCAATGTCCGCCATGGACGTGGCTCGCGTGGTCGCTGAGGTCAGGCCACCGGAGGTGGCGACCTTTGCGACGACGGGATTCTCGTCCCGCTATCTCGCCAGCTTCGGCGATCTGCCCACAAACTTCTATATGCAAGGTTCCATGGGCCATGTCCCGGCCCTGGCCGCCGGTTTCGCAGCGGCCAGCGGGCAACCCGTCGTCATCCTGGATGGCGACGGCGCCCTCGCCATGCACCCCGGCGCGATGTCGTTGGTCGGCCGTGCTGGGCTGCACGTCGTGCACGTGGTGGTCGACAACGGCACCTATGCCTCGACCGGCTCCCAGGCGCTACCGATGGTGCCGCAGTGGCACCAGCTGGCCCAAGCCTATCAATATGACCACTGCGCGGACGTCAGCAACGCGGTGGACCTCGCAGAGGCACTCCGCGCCGCTGTGGAGGGCGCCGGTGCGACGCTGATCGTGGCGCGCACCAATGACGATGTCTGTAACGACGTCCCGCGTGCCTCGACCCTGATCCGGATGAACGACATGTTCACCCGCCTGCAGACCGAGGTGGCTCGACGATGA
- a CDS encoding aldehyde dehydrogenase family protein: MTQARTDVLNPWTGEIVGTVPSMGADEVRDVVSFCMSSQVDLLAHERAACLRRVARLIEQEAEDWARLISQESGLSLHDTRHEVSRALEVIEWGAVVAVTERGETWTSDVARGHADRVCCSFRGPMPGVALVVTPFNHPLNQVVHKLVPAIAAGARVVLKPSEKTPLTAIRFVNLLRAAGLPQQQVQVVTGDPEVVVGAALGCDEITSLAFTGSTRVGRMLGYQAGPRRMSLELGSIDSAIVLDTTDIARTAQTVLRGALANSGQRCTAVKRVVVVDDMADALVDAMVTGLADWTCGDPLDPATRIGTVIDETAASAAAAAVSAAVDMGARLVSGGERHGAQLVPMLVDHCRLGMTLVDSEVFAPIAPVIRVRDVDEAIEVANAGPYGLSCGVFTESLSKATQVSRCMRTGSVNINEVPGWRLEVTPFGGIGDSGMGVKEGIARMTEFFQFERLVSLDVR, encoded by the coding sequence ATGACCCAAGCACGGACCGACGTCCTCAATCCTTGGACCGGCGAGATAGTCGGCACCGTGCCCAGTATGGGGGCCGATGAGGTTCGCGACGTGGTCTCGTTCTGTATGAGTTCCCAGGTCGACTTGCTGGCCCACGAGCGCGCGGCGTGCCTCCGCCGCGTCGCGCGGCTGATCGAGCAGGAGGCCGAGGACTGGGCCCGCCTCATCTCCCAGGAGTCTGGGTTGTCTCTCCATGACACCCGGCACGAGGTGTCACGAGCCCTGGAGGTAATCGAGTGGGGTGCAGTCGTCGCCGTGACCGAGCGGGGAGAGACCTGGACTTCAGATGTCGCGCGTGGTCACGCCGATCGGGTGTGCTGCTCCTTCCGCGGCCCGATGCCCGGTGTGGCCTTGGTCGTGACGCCGTTCAACCACCCGCTCAACCAGGTGGTGCACAAACTCGTCCCCGCCATCGCGGCGGGGGCCCGGGTGGTTCTCAAGCCCAGCGAGAAGACGCCCTTGACTGCGATCAGATTCGTGAACCTGCTGCGCGCAGCCGGGTTGCCTCAGCAACAGGTCCAGGTGGTCACCGGGGATCCGGAGGTGGTCGTCGGGGCAGCCCTCGGCTGCGATGAGATCACCAGTCTGGCCTTCACCGGCAGCACCCGCGTCGGCCGGATGCTCGGGTACCAGGCTGGCCCCAGGCGTATGTCCCTCGAGCTGGGTAGCATCGACTCGGCCATCGTCCTCGACACCACCGACATCGCGCGGACCGCACAGACCGTCCTGCGCGGTGCCTTGGCCAACTCAGGGCAGCGGTGCACTGCGGTGAAACGAGTGGTGGTCGTGGACGACATGGCCGACGCACTCGTCGATGCGATGGTCACTGGGCTCGCGGACTGGACTTGTGGCGATCCGCTGGACCCGGCCACGCGGATCGGAACGGTCATCGACGAGACCGCGGCGAGCGCGGCGGCAGCCGCAGTCTCGGCTGCAGTCGACATGGGCGCGAGGCTGGTGTCTGGCGGCGAACGCCACGGCGCACAACTCGTGCCTATGCTGGTCGATCATTGCCGTCTGGGCATGACCCTTGTGGACTCGGAGGTGTTCGCCCCAATCGCTCCGGTGATCCGGGTGCGGGATGTCGACGAGGCGATCGAGGTAGCCAACGCAGGCCCCTACGGCCTGTCCTGCGGTGTGTTCACCGAAAGCCTTTCAAAGGCCACCCAGGTGTCGCGGTGCATGCGGACCGGATCGGTCAACATTAACGAAGTGCCCGGCTGGAGACTCGAGGTGACGCCCTTCGGTGGCATCGGGGATTCCGGCATGGGCGTGAAAGAGGGGATTGCCCGCATGACCGAGTTCTTCCAGTTTGAAAGGTTGGTCAGCCTCGATGTCCGCTGA